A single genomic interval of Lactococcus sp. S-13 harbors:
- the treR gene encoding trehalose operon repressor, translating into MKKYEIILQDLERKIFDDSYPVNEMLPSENELAEQYEASRSTVRQALKILEENGLIQRRHGLGSIVISHEKLLFPISGLTSYKELQASMGFTSETEVIIFGELEVTAELAKITGFPENELALHILRRRKVDGKFSILDRDFFLKREAGMLDINHAKASTYEYLEGVLGLDIAYAKKEITIDFASEEDFDLLDLNPSDRHVVSVKSHVYLADNTLFQYTESRHQVDRFRFTEFARRQKR; encoded by the coding sequence ATGAAAAAATACGAGATAATTTTACAGGATTTAGAACGCAAAATTTTTGATGATAGCTATCCGGTCAATGAGATGTTGCCGAGTGAAAATGAACTGGCTGAGCAGTATGAGGCGAGTCGTTCTACGGTGCGTCAGGCCCTTAAAATTTTGGAGGAAAATGGCTTGATTCAACGCAGGCATGGCTTGGGCAGCATTGTCATTTCTCATGAAAAATTACTTTTTCCGATTTCGGGCTTGACTTCATATAAGGAATTGCAGGCGTCAATGGGATTCACGAGTGAAACGGAAGTGATTATTTTTGGAGAGCTTGAGGTGACGGCTGAGCTGGCAAAAATTACGGGATTTCCTGAAAATGAGCTGGCGCTTCATATCTTGCGCCGGCGCAAGGTGGACGGTAAATTTTCGATTTTGGATCGCGATTTTTTCTTGAAAAGAGAAGCGGGAATGCTTGATATCAATCATGCGAAGGCATCTACTTATGAATATCTGGAAGGAGTGCTGGGACTTGATATTGCTTATGCTAAAAAAGAGATTACGATTGATTTTGCCAGTGAGGAAGATTTTGATTTGCTGGATTTGAATCCTAGTGATCGCCATGTTGTGTCTGTCAAATCTCATGTTTATTTGGCTGATAACACGCTTTTCCAATACACTGAGTCGCGTCACCAAGTGGATCGTTTTCGTTTTACGGAATTTGCGAGACGGCAAAAACGCTGA
- a CDS encoding PTS sugar transporter subunit IIA, with amino-acid sequence MFGRGKKKELQDDKALYNPVLGEVIAISEVKDPVFSKKMMGDGFAIEPTGSKIFAPVASKITIAQGHAFGFTRADGLEVLLHIGIDTVSLNGAPFKLKAKVGDIVNGGDEIATVDFAQIKAAGLEKTTMIIFTNGAEKGLDFSVNYGSAQATEKIGVATID; translated from the coding sequence ATGTTTGGACGAGGAAAGAAAAAAGAACTTCAGGACGACAAGGCGCTGTACAACCCAGTTCTTGGCGAAGTCATAGCAATTTCGGAAGTCAAAGATCCCGTGTTTTCTAAGAAAATGATGGGCGATGGCTTTGCCATTGAACCAACAGGCTCTAAAATTTTTGCTCCTGTTGCGAGCAAAATAACAATTGCTCAAGGCCATGCGTTTGGTTTCACCCGTGCAGACGGGCTGGAAGTTCTGCTTCACATCGGCATTGACACGGTATCACTCAATGGTGCTCCCTTCAAACTCAAAGCCAAAGTTGGCGACATCGTCAACGGCGGAGATGAAATTGCTACCGTTGATTTTGCCCAAATCAAAGCCGCTGGCCTCGAAAAAACAACCATGATTATCTTTACCAATGGTGCAGAAAAAGGCCTTGATTTTTCAGTCAATTACGGTTCAGCACAAGCTACCGAAAAAATTGGCGTCGCTACGATTGACTAA
- a CDS encoding PTS transporter subunit EIIC — MANYSQLATEIIANVGGSENITKVIHCITRLRFTLKDKDKADTAAIEALPGVAGAVYNANLNQYQVIIGQAVEDVYDEVVAQLGDGVTDSEATANALAETGGQKTGSKNSIIRAFQVIIGTITGSMIPIIGLLAAGGMLNGLLNIFVKGNQLIEVIDPASSTYVIISTLAMTPFYFLPVLVGFSAAKQLAPKDNSLQFIAAAVGGFMINPGLTKLVNPTISGTKVIPAPDAVAHALGVTFNTSYFGIPVALPNYAYTIFPIIVAVAIAKPLNAWLKKVLPLALRPIFQPMITFFITASIVLLLVGPVISTLSSGLSFLIDHILSLNLGIASIIVGGLYQCLVIFGLHWLVVPLISQELAATGASSLNMIVSFTMLAQGVGALTVFFKSKKADLKGLAAPAAISAFCGVTEPAMYGINLKYMRVFIMSSIGAAIGAGVAGFGGLEMFGFSGSLIGFPNFISNPLTHQAPAGNLMLFWIATVVCAVATFLLVWFFGYKDTDEIGAGLEKKNVFKDAVN, encoded by the coding sequence ATGGCAAATTATTCCCAACTTGCAACAGAGATTATCGCAAATGTCGGCGGTAGCGAAAATATCACCAAAGTCATTCACTGTATCACGCGCTTACGTTTTACCCTGAAGGACAAAGATAAAGCTGATACTGCGGCAATCGAAGCCCTCCCAGGTGTCGCTGGCGCCGTATATAATGCCAATCTGAACCAATACCAAGTCATCATTGGACAAGCTGTCGAAGACGTCTACGATGAAGTCGTTGCCCAATTAGGCGACGGTGTGACTGATTCTGAGGCCACCGCAAATGCCCTAGCTGAAACAGGGGGGCAAAAAACTGGTTCAAAAAATTCAATCATTCGTGCCTTTCAAGTGATTATTGGTACGATTACAGGCTCGATGATTCCAATCATCGGACTTTTGGCAGCGGGTGGGATGCTTAATGGACTTTTAAACATCTTTGTTAAAGGAAACCAATTGATTGAAGTGATTGACCCCGCAAGTTCAACTTATGTCATCATCTCAACCTTGGCCATGACTCCTTTCTATTTTCTTCCTGTGCTGGTCGGATTCTCAGCCGCTAAGCAATTAGCGCCTAAAGATAATTCCCTCCAATTTATCGCCGCAGCAGTGGGTGGCTTTATGATTAACCCAGGACTTACCAAGTTGGTCAACCCAACTATTTCAGGAACAAAAGTCATCCCAGCGCCTGATGCTGTTGCCCATGCTCTTGGCGTAACCTTTAACACCAGCTACTTTGGCATTCCTGTGGCGCTACCAAATTATGCCTACACGATTTTCCCAATTATTGTGGCCGTGGCGATTGCCAAACCACTCAATGCATGGTTGAAAAAAGTGTTGCCACTTGCTTTGCGCCCAATCTTCCAACCGATGATTACTTTCTTTATCACCGCATCTATCGTTTTGCTCCTCGTCGGCCCAGTTATTTCAACACTCTCATCTGGTTTGTCCTTCTTGATTGACCATATCCTCTCGCTCAATCTGGGAATTGCAAGTATCATCGTCGGTGGACTTTACCAATGCTTGGTAATCTTTGGTTTGCACTGGTTGGTTGTGCCCCTCATCTCTCAAGAACTTGCGGCAACAGGTGCCAGCTCACTCAACATGATTGTATCTTTCACAATGCTTGCTCAAGGTGTTGGGGCTTTGACCGTCTTCTTCAAATCTAAAAAAGCAGACCTCAAAGGACTCGCCGCTCCAGCAGCAATTTCCGCATTTTGTGGCGTTACAGAGCCAGCAATGTACGGCATTAACTTGAAATATATGCGGGTCTTTATCATGAGTTCAATCGGGGCAGCCATTGGGGCAGGTGTCGCTGGATTTGGTGGTTTAGAAATGTTTGGTTTCTCAGGTTCATTGATTGGCTTTCCAAACTTTATCTCTAACCCCTTGACGCACCAAGCTCCAGCAGGCAATCTAATGCTCTTTTGGATTGCAACAGTAGTCTGTGCAGTTGCGACCTTCCTTCTCGTCTGGTTCTTTGGTTACAAAGATACAGATGAAATAGGTGCAGGTCTAGAAAAGAAAAATGTCTTTAAAGACGCTGTAAATTAA
- a CDS encoding glycoside hydrolase family 65 protein — protein sequence MTEKDWSIRYDKLEKGKRSYAQETLMTLGNGYLGWRGAPVWATFSEDHYPGLYVAGVFNKTTTQVAGHAVENEDMVNLPNPQLFKFYVDDEWVDFTLAQTRQSQIDFKNGLQIDQYTVALAKGSLTLVTTKFVDPHNFHCLGIIGELVADFSAKLRIESLVDGSLLNQNVERYRAFDSKEFNVTEISQGRLSARTRTTAIDIAVAVKTRINGLDFTYQPAGNPELLLEVAEIDLHKNHELQFDKKIVVATSYEQENPAQFVEKELAKCSLDTIQENNALYWQNVWADGDIILKSPDADLQRMIRMNIFHIRQAAQHGANQFLDASVGSRALTGEGYRGHIFWDELFVLPYYAANEAATARDLLRYRIKRLAAAKENAKVDNEVGAMFPWQSGLTGDEQAQFVHLNTVNNEWEPDHSRRQRHVSLAITYNLWIYLQVTDDVSILSEGGLDLLLETTRFWLNKAKLGSDERYHIAGVMGPDEYHEAYPGKEGGIADNAYTNLMVCWQLNWLLELAQAGFAVPEDLLTQAKKVRTKLYLEIDEKGVIAQYAGYFDLKEVDFSAYKAKYGDIHRIDRLMKAEGISPDEYQVAKQADLLMIIYNLGVQKTQDLVAQLGYSLPKQWLKANRDYYLARTVHGSTTSRPVFAGIDVTLGALDEAVEFLTTAIGSDYYDIQGGTTAEGIHLGVMGETLEVIQNEFAGLSLRTGEFVIAPKLPEAWTELAFTQIFKGVKVNIRLAAGKLTLKASADLPVTVYGKSVQLSAGKTADFALE from the coding sequence ATGACAGAAAAAGACTGGTCGATCCGATACGACAAGCTTGAAAAAGGGAAACGTTCATATGCTCAAGAAACTTTGATGACACTGGGTAATGGTTATCTGGGCTGGCGTGGTGCGCCAGTGTGGGCAACCTTTTCAGAAGATCATTATCCAGGACTTTATGTTGCGGGTGTATTCAATAAAACCACAACGCAAGTAGCGGGACACGCGGTTGAAAATGAGGATATGGTTAATCTGCCTAATCCTCAGCTCTTCAAATTTTATGTGGATGATGAGTGGGTTGACTTCACGCTGGCACAAACGCGCCAAAGTCAGATTGATTTTAAAAATGGTTTGCAAATTGACCAGTACACTGTGGCACTTGCTAAAGGCAGCTTGACGCTTGTCACGACTAAGTTTGTAGACCCTCATAACTTCCATTGCTTGGGGATTATTGGTGAGCTTGTTGCTGATTTTTCAGCAAAATTACGGATTGAAAGTCTAGTTGATGGCAGTCTGCTCAATCAAAATGTGGAACGTTATCGTGCTTTTGATAGTAAAGAGTTTAATGTCACTGAGATTTCACAAGGGCGCTTGAGCGCAAGGACACGAACGACGGCTATTGACATTGCTGTTGCCGTCAAGACAAGAATCAATGGTCTTGATTTTACTTATCAACCAGCTGGAAATCCTGAACTTTTGCTTGAAGTTGCTGAGATTGACCTCCATAAAAACCACGAACTGCAGTTTGATAAAAAAATTGTCGTGGCGACATCTTATGAGCAGGAAAATCCGGCGCAATTTGTGGAAAAAGAGCTTGCGAAGTGCTCGCTTGATACAATCCAAGAAAATAATGCTTTGTATTGGCAAAACGTGTGGGCGGATGGGGATATCATTCTCAAATCTCCTGATGCGGATTTGCAGCGCATGATAAGGATGAATATTTTCCATATTCGGCAGGCAGCGCAACATGGAGCCAACCAATTTTTGGACGCTTCTGTTGGTTCACGGGCTTTGACGGGCGAAGGTTATCGAGGGCATATTTTTTGGGATGAACTCTTTGTTTTACCCTACTATGCGGCGAATGAAGCAGCAACAGCACGAGATTTATTGCGTTATCGGATTAAACGCTTGGCTGCTGCTAAAGAAAATGCCAAAGTGGACAATGAAGTGGGCGCGATGTTTCCGTGGCAATCTGGTTTAACGGGTGATGAGCAGGCACAATTTGTCCATCTGAACACGGTCAATAATGAATGGGAACCCGACCATAGTCGGCGACAACGTCATGTTAGCTTAGCGATTACTTATAATCTCTGGATTTATCTTCAAGTGACAGATGATGTGAGTATTCTTTCTGAGGGCGGTTTGGATTTGCTTTTAGAAACGACCAGATTTTGGCTGAATAAGGCAAAGTTGGGCAGTGACGAACGGTATCACATCGCTGGTGTCATGGGACCTGATGAATATCATGAAGCCTATCCTGGGAAAGAGGGAGGCATTGCCGATAATGCCTATACCAATCTGATGGTGTGTTGGCAGTTAAATTGGTTGCTAGAGCTTGCACAAGCTGGTTTTGCAGTGCCAGAAGATTTACTGACTCAAGCCAAAAAAGTGCGTACAAAATTATATTTAGAGATTGATGAAAAAGGCGTAATTGCTCAGTATGCGGGCTATTTTGACCTTAAAGAAGTTGATTTCTCGGCTTATAAAGCTAAATATGGCGACATTCACCGAATTGACCGTTTGATGAAGGCTGAGGGAATTTCGCCAGATGAGTATCAAGTGGCTAAGCAGGCGGATTTACTGATGATCATCTACAATCTAGGGGTGCAAAAGACACAAGATTTGGTGGCACAGCTAGGTTATAGCTTGCCTAAGCAATGGCTGAAAGCAAATCGAGACTATTATTTGGCCCGCACAGTGCATGGTTCTACGACATCACGTCCAGTTTTTGCGGGGATTGATGTTACGCTAGGAGCACTTGATGAGGCGGTGGAATTTTTGACGACTGCAATTGGCAGTGATTACTATGATATTCAAGGTGGGACAACGGCTGAAGGGATTCATCTCGGCGTTATGGGTGAAACTTTGGAAGTTATTCAAAATGAATTTGCTGGTTTGAGCTTGCGCACAGGTGAATTTGTCATTGCCCCAAAGCTGCCTGAAGCTTGGACGGAACTTGCTTTTACACAAATTTTTAAAGGCGTGAAAGTCAACATCAGGCTTGCTGCTGGGAAATTAACCTTGAAGGCGTCAGCAGACTTGCCTGTGACAGTATACGGCAAAAGTGTACAATTATCAGCTGGAAAAACTGCCGACTTTGCTCTGGAATAA
- the pgmB gene encoding beta-phosphoglucomutase: MFKAVLFDLDGVITDTAEYHFRAWQALAKELDIVGLDREFNEQLKGVSREDSLKKILALGHKKVSDSEFAELAKRKNDNYVKMIQDVSPADVYPGILQLLEDLRANDVKIALASASKNGPFLLERMQLTSYFDAIADPAEVAASKPAPDIFIAAAHAVDVDPSQAIGLEDSQAGIQAIKDSGALPIGVGRPEDLGKDIVVVPDTSHYTFDFLNQVWQDSQR, encoded by the coding sequence ATGTTTAAAGCAGTGTTATTTGATCTTGACGGAGTTATCACAGACACAGCAGAGTACCATTTTCGAGCATGGCAAGCACTTGCCAAAGAGTTGGACATCGTTGGCCTTGATCGAGAATTTAATGAGCAACTCAAAGGCGTTTCGCGTGAAGATTCATTGAAAAAAATCTTGGCGCTCGGCCATAAAAAAGTATCAGACAGTGAATTTGCCGAGCTTGCCAAACGTAAAAATGACAATTACGTCAAGATGATTCAGGACGTTTCACCTGCTGATGTTTACCCGGGTATTTTGCAACTGCTCGAAGATTTGCGAGCAAATGATGTGAAAATTGCCTTGGCGTCTGCTTCTAAAAATGGCCCATTTTTGTTGGAAAGAATGCAATTAACGTCATATTTTGATGCCATCGCTGACCCAGCAGAAGTCGCCGCCTCTAAACCCGCACCAGATATTTTTATTGCGGCTGCTCATGCGGTTGATGTTGATCCTTCGCAAGCCATCGGGTTAGAGGATTCCCAAGCAGGGATTCAAGCCATTAAGGACTCGGGAGCTTTGCCAATTGGTGTTGGACGTCCTGAAGATTTGGGCAAGGACATCGTTGTTGTGCCTGATACCTCTCATTACACCTTTGATTTTTTGAACCAAGTCTGGCAAGATTCACAAAGATAA
- a CDS encoding ATPase: MKKKFYVLTSLLLLSMAAPVYAESTSGSSATAASAQSGQSTAASNTPAESSTPNSSTNTSHSQDSQTTANSSSASQTPSSTTAQAENDSTSSTTQSQPAQAPAANSNNSQNQAPSSDKATSNSTTIINETVNNNGKNTNTLLVVLSSLSALVTITGGLTALIRHFRKKSKSVKKAPKKSKRSAKKSSGHSETQQPAAASQSNSQDVIVSQTLETAPFSQPTPEEIDANPSEQLSETQQLNKEADELLKHYKKQTDFRRRRR; this comes from the coding sequence ATGAAGAAAAAGTTTTATGTCCTGACCAGCCTGTTACTTTTAAGTATGGCTGCGCCAGTTTACGCTGAAAGCACATCAGGAAGTTCTGCAACTGCAGCATCTGCCCAAAGCGGTCAGTCAACGGCTGCTTCAAATACACCAGCAGAAAGTTCCACGCCAAACAGCTCAACCAACACAAGTCATTCACAAGATTCACAAACGACAGCGAACAGTTCGTCAGCTAGCCAGACACCAAGCAGCACGACGGCACAAGCTGAAAATGATTCAACCTCTTCAACCACGCAAAGCCAGCCTGCACAAGCACCTGCGGCAAATTCGAATAACAGTCAAAATCAGGCTCCTTCCAGTGACAAAGCGACTAGCAACTCGACCACGATTATTAACGAAACCGTCAATAACAACGGAAAAAACACCAACACCTTGTTGGTTGTTCTCAGTAGCCTCTCCGCTTTGGTAACCATTACTGGAGGATTGACGGCACTTATCCGTCATTTCCGTAAAAAAAGCAAAAGTGTTAAAAAAGCACCAAAAAAATCAAAGCGCTCCGCAAAAAAATCCTCAGGGCATTCTGAGACTCAGCAGCCGGCGGCAGCTTCACAAAGTAATTCACAAGACGTCATAGTTTCACAAACTTTAGAAACTGCGCCATTTTCTCAACCAACTCCTGAAGAGATTGATGCAAATCCCTCCGAACAATTGAGCGAAACACAGCAGTTGAACAAAGAGGCAGACGAACTCTTGAAACACTACAAAAAGCAAACTGATTTTCGGCGACGTAGAAGATAA
- the tsaE gene encoding tRNA (adenosine(37)-N6)-threonylcarbamoyltransferase complex ATPase subunit type 1 TsaE: MKFNEEEMLKFAEKLGRQLEAQDVIVLTGELGAGKTTFTKGLALGLDIHQMVKSPTYTIVRSLENGRLPLYHMDVYRIGDDPDSFDLDDYLFGEGVSVIEWGEMLGADLPEHYLEVIFDKYSPDLVDDNEREIILKAHGQRYEQLIQSLA; this comes from the coding sequence ATGAAATTTAACGAAGAAGAAATGCTAAAATTTGCCGAAAAATTGGGGCGTCAGCTTGAAGCTCAAGACGTCATTGTGCTGACGGGTGAGCTGGGTGCTGGAAAAACAACATTTACCAAAGGTTTGGCGCTCGGTTTAGACATTCATCAGATGGTCAAAAGCCCGACTTACACGATTGTTCGGAGCTTAGAAAATGGGCGTCTGCCTCTTTATCACATGGATGTTTACCGCATTGGCGACGATCCCGACAGTTTTGACCTCGACGATTACCTTTTTGGTGAGGGTGTCTCCGTCATTGAGTGGGGCGAAATGCTCGGTGCTGACTTGCCAGAACACTATTTGGAAGTGATTTTTGACAAATATTCACCAGATTTAGTAGATGACAATGAACGTGAAATCATCTTGAAAGCTCACGGGCAAAGATATGAACAACTCATCCAATCCTTGGCCTAA
- a CDS encoding LCP family protein, giving the protein MKLWKKIILMLGSIILVSVIAVGGYTMTVLNSTTSALKTTFTNAGNKETKQVIQQTKPLTILLMGVDTGGADRGTADSWNGNSDSQILMTLNPETKTTTMVSLERDTMTNILDSDGNVVSTEKMNAAYPLGYNSGKSADGLENAVSYAMKTIEGQTGIKIDSFVTVNFDGLVNMVNNVGGIDINNTTGQTLYISDTEPSYTAKVPPGKQHINGDQALVYTRDRHHLPNGDYGRAAHQREVIAALMKKILALDNITRYNKFLTEASKDFRTNIPISTSTITSFLGYKDCFDKVVSIQYQGVGDMVNGVSYQFMPEKLYLAMQNAMRKSLGEDTITTLPESLITYETQFGSYSTPFYYMPSATVTTKGKSTVYGIDTSGTLVTLDSTNSNKYVSTSGGSVSDADSAADTTQDSSNSTASDSSDATSTYSNSNESSYGGTDSTYSDSNSTYNAPSTDSNTYGYTGQ; this is encoded by the coding sequence ATGAAGCTTTGGAAAAAAATAATCCTTATGTTAGGAAGCATTATTTTAGTATCGGTGATTGCCGTGGGCGGTTATACCATGACCGTTTTAAACAGCACCACATCGGCTCTAAAAACGACTTTTACTAACGCCGGAAATAAAGAGACAAAACAAGTTATTCAGCAAACAAAACCTTTGACGATTTTGCTTATGGGTGTTGATACTGGCGGCGCAGATCGCGGAACAGCTGATTCGTGGAACGGAAATTCTGATTCACAAATTCTGATGACACTCAACCCTGAAACAAAAACGACAACCATGGTTTCACTCGAACGTGACACAATGACGAACATTTTGGACAGTGATGGAAATGTCGTTTCCACAGAAAAAATGAACGCCGCTTATCCTTTAGGCTACAATTCAGGTAAATCCGCAGACGGTTTAGAAAATGCCGTGAGTTATGCCATGAAAACAATTGAAGGCCAGACAGGGATTAAGATTGACAGCTTTGTCACCGTCAATTTTGACGGTTTGGTCAATATGGTCAACAATGTTGGCGGGATTGACATTAACAATACCACAGGTCAAACCCTTTATATTTCTGACACAGAACCTTCTTATACAGCGAAAGTGCCACCAGGAAAACAGCACATCAATGGGGATCAAGCCTTGGTTTACACGCGTGACCGCCACCATTTGCCAAATGGTGACTATGGACGGGCCGCACACCAGCGTGAAGTCATTGCTGCTTTGATGAAAAAAATTCTAGCGCTAGACAATATCACACGCTATAACAAATTTTTGACTGAAGCGTCCAAAGATTTCCGTACAAATATTCCCATTAGTACCTCAACGATTACCTCTTTTCTAGGTTACAAAGATTGTTTTGATAAGGTTGTTTCCATTCAATATCAAGGTGTTGGAGATATGGTGAATGGCGTTTCTTACCAATTTATGCCTGAAAAACTTTATTTGGCCATGCAAAATGCAATGCGTAAATCACTTGGCGAAGACACTATCACCACATTGCCAGAGAGTTTAATCACCTACGAAACACAGTTTGGATCGTATTCGACACCATTTTACTATATGCCTTCAGCCACAGTAACGACTAAAGGTAAATCAACCGTTTATGGTATTGACACCTCAGGCACTCTTGTTACGCTTGATTCGACTAATTCTAACAAGTACGTTTCAACAAGTGGAGGCTCGGTTTCTGATGCTGATTCAGCAGCTGACACCACGCAGGACTCAAGCAATTCAACAGCCTCTGATAGTTCTGATGCGACCTCTACTTATAGTAATTCGAATGAGAGCAGTTACGGAGGTACGGACAGTACTTATTCAGACAGTAATTCAACCTACAATGCACCAAGCACAGACAGTAATACCTATGGCTACACAGGCCAATGA
- a CDS encoding site-specific integrase translates to MARYIKRGKVWQYEISYKDTDGKYKKLRKSGFPKKADAISEAGEIEANLAKGFYTVSQDILLTDHFKQWIEIFKKGKVSDGTYRKYLYTLSVLKKHFSTATIKTMNRVKYQEMLNEFAKVHSDSSVKQINVHVRASLENLLDDFIIKNDFTKGAISKGGKGSKSAELKYLDFKDFTKLIALAKQKIDPIYSSPFLIYIAAMTGMRFSELLGLTWDNVDFEKGQINVKRTWDVYKNNFAPTKNDQSVRFLAVDSSTLQIMANYKEQQEKLLRQLEIEREHPFVFYNAKNGLITNNAANKQLKQLCEKLGFEKTITCHGLRHTHASTMLYKGINILYVSKRLGHSSLNVTMSVYSHILKELEEKDNENIKKIFNEINKK, encoded by the coding sequence ATGGCAAGATATATTAAACGAGGTAAAGTCTGGCAATACGAAATATCTTACAAAGATACTGACGGCAAATATAAAAAACTTAGAAAGAGCGGTTTTCCCAAAAAGGCCGATGCGATTTCAGAAGCTGGTGAAATTGAAGCAAATCTAGCCAAGGGGTTTTACACTGTCAGTCAAGATATTTTACTCACTGACCATTTCAAGCAATGGATAGAAATATTTAAAAAAGGGAAAGTATCGGACGGAACATACCGAAAATATCTTTACACATTATCTGTTCTAAAAAAGCACTTCTCAACAGCAACTATTAAAACAATGAATCGTGTGAAATATCAAGAGATGTTAAATGAATTTGCTAAGGTACATTCCGATTCATCTGTAAAACAAATCAATGTTCATGTAAGAGCAAGTTTAGAAAATTTACTTGATGATTTTATTATAAAAAATGATTTTACAAAAGGAGCTATTTCTAAAGGAGGAAAAGGTTCAAAAAGCGCTGAATTAAAATATTTAGATTTTAAAGATTTCACAAAATTGATTGCGTTAGCTAAACAAAAAATAGATCCTATTTACTCTTCGCCGTTTTTGATATATATTGCTGCCATGACGGGCATGAGATTCAGTGAGCTTTTAGGCTTGACATGGGATAATGTTGATTTTGAAAAAGGTCAGATAAATGTGAAAAGAACTTGGGATGTTTACAAGAATAACTTTGCTCCAACTAAGAACGACCAGTCAGTGCGATTTTTAGCCGTTGACAGCTCTACTTTGCAAATCATGGCAAATTATAAGGAGCAACAAGAAAAACTCTTGAGACAGCTCGAAATCGAGCGAGAACACCCCTTTGTATTTTATAATGCAAAGAATGGCTTAATCACAAATAACGCTGCCAACAAACAACTAAAACAACTATGTGAAAAATTGGGATTTGAAAAAACAATTACTTGCCATGGTTTAAGGCATACACACGCTTCTACAATGCTTTATAAAGGGATAAATATTCTATATGTTTCTAAAAGGCTAGGACATAGCAGCTTGAACGTGACAATGTCCGTATATTCTCATATCTTAAAAGAACTCGAGGAAAAAGATAACGAAAATATAAAGAAAATATTTAATGAAATAAACAAAAAGTGA
- a CDS encoding ImmA/IrrE family metallo-endopeptidase yields the protein MSKLRELSRELGAEIIYFIPSENEVVLIDDIKGLYLPEYNIIYIRDDLTIIEQENVILHELGHCYCGHTHYNCHSKMFGSKQEAQADRFMVVHRFNEWLSKWDFAPEPNEINISQFMDAYELNNKLKWICESVIEEYTAEYHEVI from the coding sequence ATGAGTAAACTTAGAGAGCTTTCTCGAGAGCTTGGTGCTGAAATTATATATTTTATTCCATCAGAAAATGAAGTTGTATTAATTGATGATATTAAGGGATTGTATCTTCCTGAATATAATATTATCTATATCAGAGATGATTTGACGATAATAGAACAAGAAAACGTTATTCTTCATGAATTAGGCCACTGTTATTGTGGACACACTCATTATAATTGCCATTCTAAAATGTTTGGGAGTAAGCAAGAGGCGCAAGCAGACAGATTCATGGTAGTTCACAGATTCAATGAATGGCTTTCTAAATGGGATTTTGCACCAGAACCAAATGAAATTAATATCAGTCAGTTCATGGATGCGTATGAACTCAATAATAAACTTAAGTGGATATGCGAATCAGTTATTGAAGAGTATACTGCTGAATATCATGAAGTTATTTAA
- a CDS encoding helix-turn-helix domain-containing protein yields the protein MKKIRLPEMIDYFRKENSWTMKEFGEKLGKSESAISKWIKGVRSPMVEDFDKMVNLFNTDPETLMYGASDLSTTLSEINKISSQLEEPRQKVVLDTAKIQLKEQDEQNKVKQIEDYRLSDEYLEEQISKASAYGGGQLNDNDKEFFKRLLKNTLKEKIDKGDL from the coding sequence ATGAAAAAAATACGACTACCTGAAATGATAGATTATTTCAGAAAAGAGAATAGTTGGACGATGAAAGAGTTTGGCGAAAAGCTAGGAAAATCTGAGTCAGCTATTTCGAAATGGATAAAAGGGGTTAGAAGTCCCATGGTTGAAGATTTTGATAAAATGGTCAATCTATTCAATACTGATCCTGAGACATTAATGTATGGTGCTTCTGACCTTTCTACAACTCTATCCGAAATAAATAAAATTAGTTCACAACTTGAAGAACCAAGACAAAAAGTAGTCTTAGATACTGCAAAAATTCAATTAAAAGAACAAGATGAGCAAAATAAAGTTAAACAAATAGAAGATTATCGTCTAAGCGATGAATATCTTGAAGAACAAATAAGTAAAGCCAGCGCCTATGGCGGCGGTCAGCTTAACGACAATGATAAAGAATTCTTCAAACGTTTGTTGAAAAATACTCTTAAAGAGAAAATTGATAAAGGCGATTTATGA